The Ficedula albicollis isolate OC2 chromosome 24, FicAlb1.5, whole genome shotgun sequence genome contains a region encoding:
- the COLCA2 gene encoding colorectal cancer-associated protein 2 — protein sequence DSPSFQSVFPQILPGKPKVYQGVRVKITVKELLQQRRARQAATGSAVSWGSSSSSSSIQFAESVSPPHPEPFEAEPIPPVPSCCPSWQFSSCLSCEESPGYLEQLIDSCLQSDAASEPALSAFQPSSHYTPDTFQPAQLCPSLVSFGTTGVPRGKGSRILGHSSSNGGIWLLWGAWDAQCFPK from the exons GATTCTCCCTCCTTTCAAAGTGTTTTTCCACAAATTCTTCCAGGAAAGCCCAAGGTGTACCAAGGTGTGAGGGTGAAGATCACAgtcaaggagctgctgcagcagaggagagcacGGCAAGCAGCCACCGGTTCAGCA GtttcctggggcagcagcagcagcagcagcagcatccagttTGCAGAGTCCGTGTCTCCGCCTCACCCAG AACCTTTTGAAGCAGAGCCCATCcctcctgtgcccagctgctgcccgTCCTGGcagttttccagctgcctctcctgcgAGGAAAGCCCTGGgtacctggagcagctgatTGATTCCTGCCTCCAGTCAGATGCAGCCTCTGAGCCAGCCCTCAGTGCCTTCCAGCCATCCTCACACTACACCCCAGACACcttccagccagcccagctctgccccagcctggtgAGCTTTGGGAccacaggtgtccccagggggaAGGGGAGTCGCatcctggggcacagcagcagcaatggggGGATCTGGCTGCTTTGGGGAGCCTGGGATGCTCAGTGCTTTCCCAAATGA
- the C24H11orf53 gene encoding uncharacterized protein C11orf53 homolog translates to METVPADFGKRVYQGVRVKHTVKDLLAEKRSRQSSGSRFSGSTSAAQSPFGQMPGSPTTPGYFGVRRSFPAELDFHSTRQFVSDVYSSSSSPLSSKPFSCDSSAPQGYPALLEPYLSEQFGDHRAPPLPAATSSFFSPPAVPPLLPSFPSDTGHLLLREPWEQSSPESLSQADSACPDPLQALPASSSCLSLPEPGGVSPFRGSAWSPALPGAQPYPLHPLEDAHYSPSYAASSPYGLSPFLAVASDPSRMSQQCLEQPSEPAHLPEHSAWAKEDASALWGTYEGRRTY, encoded by the exons aTGGAAACAG TCCCCGCAGATTTTGGCAAACGCGTGTACCAAGGGGTGCGAGTGAAGCACACGGTCAAGGATCTCCTGGCTGAGAAGCGATCGCGGCAGAGCAGCGGCTCCCGCTTCAGC ggcAGCACCAGCGCAGCACAGTCACCCTTTGGCCAAATGCCAG GCTCACCCACCACTCCTGGTTACTTCGGCGTCCGCCGATCCTTCCCAGCCGAGCTGGATTTCCACAGCACCAGGCAGTTTGTCAGCGATGTctactcctcctcctcctcccctctgaGCTCCAAGCCCTTCTCCTGTGACTCCTCTGCCCCCCAGGGGTACCCAGCCCTCCTGGAGCCCTATCTCAGCGAGCAGTTTGGGGATCACCgtgctcctcctctcccagctgccaccagctccttcttcagccctccagctgtgccccctcTCCTGCCATCCTTCCCCAGTGACACTGGGCACCTCCTGCTC agagagccctgggagcagagctcaccTGAGAGCCTCAGCCAGGCTGACAGTGCGTGCCCAGACCCTCTGCAGGcgctccctgccagctccagctgcctctccctgcccgaACCCGGAGGTGTTTCCCCGTTCCGAGGCTCAGCTTGgagcccagccctccctggagCCCAGCCCTACCCTCTGCACCCCCTGGAAGATGCCCACTACTCGCCCAGCTACGCTGCCAGCTCGCCCTACGGCCTGTCCCCGTTCCTGGCCGTGGCCAGTGACCCCTCCAggatgagccagcagtgcctggagcagccctcGGAGCCAGCACACCTCCCTGAGCACTCTGCCTGGGCTAAGGAGGATGCAAGTGCCCTCTGGGGGACTTATGAAGGCAGGAGAACTTActga